Below is a genomic region from Methanomassiliicoccus sp..
GCCTCATGTACCGCGGCCTTCACCCTGTCATCCTCCTCCGTGTTGCCTTCTCCTATACCCACGAAGGCGACCCCGCCTTCCTTCATGACCGTCTGAATATCAGCATAGTCAAGGTTGACCAGGCCTGGCTTGGTGATTATCTCGGTGAGGCCCTTTATGGTCTGCATCAGCACCTCGTCGGCGACCTTGAAGGCAGCGTCGACCGGCAGCTTGGGGACCAGTTCCAAAAGCTTGTCGTTGGGGACCACGATGGTGGTGTCGCACACGGAACGTAGCTTGTTGAGGCCGATCATGGCGTTTTCGGCACGAACGGTGCCCTCGGCCTTGAAGGGGAACGTGACCACGCCGATGGTGAGAGCCCTTATCTGCTCCTTGGCGATGGAGGCGACATAGTGCGCCGAGCCGGTTCCGGTGCCTCCGCCCATTCCTGCGGTGACGAAGACGATGTTGGAGCCGGTCAAGAACTGACGAATATCGTTGTCGTTCTCCCTAGCGGCCGCCTCACCGTTCTCCGGCAGGGCGCCGGCGCCCATCCCCCGGGTGGTGCTCTTCCCTATCAGTATCTTCCTCGGTGCGCGGATGGTCAGCAGGTGCTTGGCATCCGTGTTGATGGCGCAAAGCTGCGCGCCGCTGATTCCAGCGTCCACGCAGCGGTTGATGGTGTTAGAACCGCCCCCGCCACAGCCGATGATCTTGATGCAGACATCGAGCTGAGCAGCGATCCTCATGATCTCCTTGTCCGCATCCGACATGTCCTGCTGTGGAGCAGGAGCTGGAGCAGCTTGCGGTTGGACCGCATACTTCTCCTTGTATTCACTACCAAGTGCGTTCTTTACCAATGAATTTGGCATTAGTGCATCCCTCGTCTGACGAGACCGACTATCTGCGATATAAATGTTGTTGACTGGATGTGATTTTTTTATTATTTGAATATTAGAAAGTTAATATCATCGTCCTATCCAGTAAAAATTCAAAAAATGGGGTCAAGCTTTGTCTGACGATTGTCTGACATCAATCACGGACCTCTCGATGACGGTCTCCGGCCACAATACCACGTGAATACTGGGACTGTCCTCCAGTTGCCGGAAGCCCTTCTGGTATAAATCCTCGGCCGTAGTTGGTATGAGGTAGGATGCCAGTTTGACGAAGGCGAGCGACTGGGCATACAGCACGAAGGTCGCTGCACGGTCCTGATCGTGCACTCTGGTCTCCAAGGGTCCCTTGTATCTTTGCAGGAAATCATCTACATGCTCCTGGAGCAAGACCTTGGCCTCCGTGCGTTCGTTGTCAAGGACCAGGGCCTTGACCCGATCGATGAGGTCGTATAATCTTGCCATCTCCACCCTGTCCTCCGCATATAGGTCGGACGACGTTACCTTAGGCCTGTCCTTGACCCTGTCCTTGACCTCGTTGGCCAGGGTCAGAAGGTCGCCTCGCAGCTGGAACTCCTTATTGCGCTCCTCGATGATTGTGCTGGTATCATCGTAAGTCCTCTCTCGGCTTGCTTTCATGGCCTTGCGAAGGGGTTCCTCGATCGATCCTCCGTATATGCCCATTCGGGAGAGGTCGGGGGCCATCTTCAGGAGCTCCGCAAGATAGTCCTTCAGCTGCTCGGAGCTACGGTAACGGTGCTTGATGGTGTCCAAACATAGGCCGATGTCCCTGATGGCTCTCATAGTCTCCCCATCGAGGAAGGTCATCTTCGAAAGGTCCGCCAGGGAGACGATGTCCTCAACGGGGACGTCCTTCCTCTTGGCCATGGCCACCAGGAGCATTGTCTGCTCGTATATGGAGGCATAGGTGACCGCGTGAGCTCCGACAGATTCACCCAGGAAGCTCTGCACAGCCTTTCTGACCGTCCTGCTGGGGTGGACCATGTTGGTCATGATGGCCTCCATGCATATGGTGTCCTTGCTGAGCTCGTTCAGGGTCTGCCTGACCGGCCTGCGTATCCTTTCATCATCGTCATGATAGTGGTTCAAAAGGACGGTCACCGTCTCCAACGGTTTCTGTTCCGCCCATTTGACGATCTTCCGTTGTGCCCTCTCGATGTCGGAGTCCTGGTTCGAAGGGAAGGAATCCACGATAATGGCCTCTATGCGCTCCTCGTCGCTTTTCTTCCCCAGAATACTCCCCAACGGCATGAGCTTCACAGACTGATGATGTGAATTATTAGGCGACTAATAATAGCTTGCCGACCAGATTAATATTATGATAACAAATATTTTTCATTGTCATTATTGGTTCTCTATCTATTGCATGATGGCGAACCTCTTGCCCCCAATTTTCTTCGCTGATGTACTACCCAGTCCACAATATTATCAAAACTTATATATGGATGATGTTCAATTAACATTTAGCCTGGAAGCGTGTAGAAACATGAATGAGATGTCACCCGTAAGGAGCGCCTTGGACGAAATAAAGAAGCTAGACCATGTCCTGGACGCTTCCCTGGTGTCCCGTGGAGGCATGTATGTCATGGGCGGTCCCTTGAAGGGGCTTCACCGTGAGACCTATGCGGCTATGTCCGCCATCATGATCGGGGCAGCAGAGACGACCTCTTCAGAACTCAAGGACAAGCTGAACAAGGTGTCGGTGGAGCTGACGGAACAGACGTTGATCCTTATCAGCATTGGCCCCAAGTATCTCCTGGCGATCCTCGTGGACCATGGCGGGGACCGGGAGATGATCGCTTCTCAGACGAAGAAGATCATGTCCAACGTCGAGATGATCATCTAAGCCTGATCTCTTAACAAACCACTTACTATTCGATTCTCAGATGGCCATCCGTTTTCCCAGTGAACTTGTCGGAGCTGTCACATTCTTTTCAGGCCGCGCCTGAACCATCGAGAGGTGCTCATTATCGCCGAGCTCAATGACCGTGTAGAGGATTGACCAGCTCCGATAGCTTTACACCTCCCGGTTTTAATGGCGGTGATGACCTCAGACGCGGTCCGGCAGTCGTCGGGGACCTCGGTGAGCGCGCGTCCCAGGGACCTTTGGTCGTGCGCATCGCTCCCCCCCATGACCGGCAATCTCAGCTCCTCCGCGAGCGCCTTGGCGGCCCTGTTCCCTCCCCGGCGGGAGCGGCCGTTGGCCACCTCTATGGCATCGAAGTCGTTATCCCTAACGTTATTCTCCCCCAGCCCGGTGGACATCCGGTATGGGTGCGGCGCTATGGCGATACCCCCGGCCTCATGGATCTGACGGATGGTCTCAGCGACCTCCAGGCCTCGCGGGACGGGGCGATCCAATCCCAAACCCAGTATGTGGCCTCCCTTGGAGGATATCTCGATACCGGGAATGACTATCATACCCTCACCGAGGCGCATCGCCTCCTCGCAGCCACCCATGTCGTTGTGGTCGGTGATGGCCAAAACCCTTATGTCCAGTTGGCGACAGCGGTCGATGATCTCTTCTATGGTCTGATGGCCATCATCGGAGTGGGTGGAGTGAACGTGAAGATCTGCCTTCATCGCACCGTGGCCCCATTAGGGAGTCGCTCGTCAGCGGTGACGGGAGAGCCTTTCTCGGTGAAGAACACCAGGCATTCATCGGCCTCGGGCGAGGGCAGGAACACCGGGACCTTGGACCTCCCCATTCCCGGAGGACAGCGGCACTTCAACTTTCTGCCGATATCTATGCTCCCGTCCTCCTGGACCTCCCCGATGGTGAGGGTCAGTTTTTGGAAGTCCTTGAACTCGATCTGCTTCTCCCCGGGCGTCATGCCGCTGCTCACCTGATCGCCGGGCTCCGCCTCCGCGGGAGGTGCCAGCAAGGTAACCAGGTCCCCGGACTCGGCTGCCAGGAGCATCCCCTGGGACTCGTAGCCGCGCAGCTTGGCGGGCTTCAGGTTGGACACCACCACCACCTTCCGCCCTTTCAGCTCGTCGAGCGTGAAGTAGGCCTTCAGGCCGGCGACTATCTGCACCTTCCTTCCGATGTCCACCTGCATCAGAAGAAGTGAATCCGCGTTAGGGTGGTTCTGGGCATCGATTATCCTTCCCACCTTCAGGTTCAGGCTCTCGAAGCCTTTGAAGGCGGCATCGGCATCGTCCTTCTCGATAACGATCTTGGAGAACAAGGGTTTGGGCTCGAGCAGCTTCTGTCCCTCCGGTAGAGGGGCGGTGATGTTCTCCCAACCTTTGCTGAGTACAGTATCCTGGTGTCCCAGCAGCTTCCATGCTCCTTCTCCCGAACGCGGCAGGAAGGGGTAGCTCATCACAGCCAGCGCCTGGACCAGCTGCAGGTTGAGGTACAGCGCTGAGCCGCACTGTTCCCGGTCCTTCTTTATCAGCGCCCATGGTCCCACGCCGTCGAAGTAGCGGTTCCCGAACTGCGCCAGGTCCATGATGGCCTTGAGCCCTCGCTTGAACTCGCACTTCTGGAGGTTCTCATCGACCTCGGCGCGGGCCTTCTCGATGGCCTCCATCAACTCTTGCTTCTGGGCCTCGGTGCCGTGGTAGCTGGGCACCTCCCCGAAGTGCTTGAAGGTGAAGCTAAGAACGCGGTGGTAAAAGTTGCCCAGGGTGGCCACGAGCTCGTTGTTGATCTTGGTCTCGAAGTCCTCCCAGGTGAACTCCGAGTCCTTGTTCTCGGGCATGTTCACCGCCAGGTAGTAGCGGAGAGCGTCCACCTGGTAGCTCTTGAGGAGGGACGGGATGTCGATGGAGTTGCCCCGGCTCTTGGACAGCTTGTCCCCCTTGAAGGTAAGGAACTCGTTGGCAGGAACGTCGTACGGTAGGTTCAGACCCTCATATCCCATGAGCATTGCCGGCCATATGATAGTATGGAAGGGGATGTTGTCCTTGCCCAGGAAGTAATAGCCATTGACCGCGGGATCGGCCCAGTACTCCTTCCAGGCATCAGGTCGCCCTACCATCTTGGCCCATTCCTTGGAAGCCGAGAGGTAGCCGATGACGGCATCGAACCACACGTAGATGACCTTGTCCTCCCACCCCGGCATCGGAACGGGCACACCCCAGGACATGTCCCTGGTGATGGGGCGGTCCGCCAGCCCGGCCTCCAGCCAGTTCTTGGTAAAAAGTTTCACCGAGCTCTTCCAATCCTCCTTGCCGGAGATCCACTCGATAAGCCGGTCCTGGAACGCGGTCAGCTTCAGGAAGAAGTGTTCGGTCTCTCGAAGCTCAGGCGCGGTGCTGCAGTGGACACACACGGCCTTCTCCAGCTCACCGCCCTCGAAGGCCTTGCCGCACCTCTCGCACTGATCCCCCCTGGCCTTCTCGTTGCCGCAGGAAGGGCACGTACCTTCCACGTAGCGGTCGGGGAGGAACTTCTCACACCTCGGGCAGTAGTATTGGAGGGTGCCCTTCTTGTAAAGATAACCATGGTCCCTAAGGGTCTGGAACACATCGGTTACAACCTCGAAGTGGTTCTCCGTGTGCGTTTTGGTGAACAATGAGAACTGGATGTCAAGGCCCTCGATGGCCTTCTTGTTGATCTCATGGTAGCGCTCGGCGATGACCTCAGGGGTCACCCCCTCCTTCTCGGCCTTGACCGTTATGGGCGTACCATGCTGGTCCGAGCCGGATACCATGAGCACCTCGTTCCCATGAAGGCGGTGGTATTTCGAGAAGATGTCCGGGGGGAGGAGCGAGCCGGCCACATGCCCCAGATGGATGGGGGCATTGGCGTACGGCCACGCGACGCACACTAGAACCTTGACCATTATATCGCCAACGCATTGTGGAAGAAGGATTTAAGGTTGACCGCATGTCCCGTGGATGGCATCACAATCAACTTTTTATCGGATGGCCCATATTGCGCACAGTATGCGAATAGCCGTTCTGCTGAGGGACCACTGTCAGCCCAAGAAGTGCAACTCTGAGTGCAGGAACTACTGCCCCAAGGTGCGCACGGGCGTGGAGGCAGTGGTCATGGGCGAGAGCGGCCGTCCCGTGATATCTGAGGAGCTGTGCGTGGGCTGCGGGATCTGCGTGCACAAGTGCCCCTTCGAGGCCATCAAGATCATCGGCCTGCCGGAGGAGCTGAAGAGCGAGCTCATGCATCAGTATGGAACGAACGGTTTCCGCATCTACCGCCTTCCCGTCCCCAAGAAAGGACTGGTCACCGGCATTCTGGGTCCCAACGGCATCGGTAAGACCACCTCCATCAAACTGTTGTCAGGGGATGAGGTTCCCAACTTCGGAGAGTACGATAACCCTCCCTCCAAGGAGCAGGTCCTAGATAGGCTCTCAGGAACGGAGCTGGGCGATTACCTCACCAAGGTGTACGCAGGGAAGGTTCGCACGGCGCTCAAGCCCCAGTACGTGGACAAGCTCCCCAAGGTGGCCAAGGGCGTGGTCAGGGACCTGCTGAGCAAGGTCGCGGAAAGGATGACCCCTGACGAGGCCGCGGAACTCCTGGACCTGCATGAGGTCATCGACCGTCCCCTGGACAAGCTGTCCGGAGGGGAGCTGCAGAGGGTGGCCATCGCGGCCTCGCTGCTGAAGGACGCGGACACCTACTTCTTCGATGAGCCTTCATCGTACCTGGACATCTATCAGCGGATTAAGGTCGCTCGCTTGATCCAGTCCTTGGCGGCCGAGAAGCAGGTGGTCGTCATCGAGCACGACCTCGCCATCCTCGATTTCCTGGCCGATAATGCCTACCTGGTCTACGGTTCCGAGGGGGCGTACGGTATCTTCGCCAACCCTCGGCAGGTGCGCATAGCCATCAACACCTACCTGGACGGATATATGCGGGAGGAGAACATCCGCTTCCGGGATACCCAGATCCGCTTCGAGTCCCATCCTCCCAGGGACAGCCAGCTCACCGTCCACCTCCTCGACTACGACCGCATGGAGTGCGACTTCAAACAGTTCAAGCTCAAGGTGGAGCCGGGCACCATCAGGATCGGGGAGTCCATAGGTGTGGTGGGCCCTAACGCCATCGGGAAGACCACCTTCGTCAAGATGCTGGCCGGAGTTCAGGAGCCGACACTGGGGTCGGTGGACAAGAGCGTCAAGGTCTCATACAAGCCGCAATATATCGCCCCTGACTTCGACGGCACGGTGCTGGAGCTGTTCACCGCCACCAACCTCGAGTTCTTCCAGTCAGGCTTCTTCGAGAGCGAGATCGCCCATCCTTTGATGCTCAAACGCCTCTATGATAAGAACGTCAACAACCTCTCCGGGGGGGAGCTGCAGAGGGTGGCCATCGCCATATGCCTGTCCCGGGAGGCGGACATGTACCTCCTGGACGAGCCTTCCGCGTACCTTGATTCCAACCAGAGGATGGAGGCGGCGAAGACCGTCCGCAGGGTCATGGAGAAGAGGGGACGCAGCGCGCTCATCGTCGACCATGACATCTACTTCCTGGACATGGTCTCTGACTCCATGATGGTGTTCGATGGCATCCCCGGTCGCGAAGGCAAGGCCAACGGACCGTTCGATATGAGGGTGGGCATGAACATGTTCCTCAAGAACGTCGACGTCACCTTCCGGCGGGACAACGACACCAACAGGCCGCGGATCAACAAGCCCGGATCAAGACTGGATAGGGAACAGAAGGAGATAGGGGAGTACTACTACAGTGGAGCCTAAGGAGGACAGTACATCTTCTGCTGTCTTCTCCTGATGACGTAGTAGACCACCAGGGCCAGCGCTCCCACCAGCACCACGATCTCCAGCGGGCGGTACAGGTCCTCTATGGTCTGCCAGTTCTCTCCCAGCACCAATCCCATGTAGGACAGTACGAGGCACCAGGGGAAAGACCCGATAGTGGAGAGGACGATGAAGCGCTTGAAAGGCATGCATGCCATCCCCGCCGGGAGGGAGATGAAGGTCCTGACCACCGGAAGGAGCCGGGAGCCGAACACCGCCCAGTCCCCATACTTTCTGAACCAGCACTCCGCAAGGTCGAGGTGCCTCTCGTTCATGCGTATGTAGCGGCCGTACCTCTTGACCAGGGGGCGGCCGCCCTTGAGACCTACATAGTAAGCTATCGCCGATCCTACTGTGCAGCCAAAAGTGCCTGCCAGGGCCACCATCAGCATGTCCAGGATGGAATCGCCGAAGACCGATATCCTTCCCTGATAAACTAAAGCTCCGGCGAAGGGCAGCACTATCTCGCTGGGAATGGGTATGCACATGCTCTCAATGGTCATTAGCGTGAACACGCCCGGCAGACCCAGGAATCCCAGGATCCCCATGATGAGCTCCACTCCCCAAGCTATCAATCCCTCTATGAAGCCCATTGCCGATTGCCACTGCATCTATCTATATTAAATTTTCTCGGGCGAGATTCATCGACCTGACGAAAAGGTTTCATAGGCTGCCATGCCTACCAATGGCCGTTAGGTGAGAGCATGGAAGCGGTGCAAGTAACGGACGGCATTTTTTGGGTCGGGGCTATCGATTGGAACATCCGCAATTTCCACGGATATTCCACTTCCATGGGCTCGACCTATAACGCATACCTCATAACCGGGGAGAAGAACATCCTGATCGATACGGTCAAGAGGCCGTTCTTCGAGGAGATGGTGAGCAGGATAGGGAGCGTCATGGACCCCCAGAAGATCGATATAATTGTATCTAACCACACCGAGATGGACCACTCCAGCAGCCTGCCCCTGATGCAGGAACTGACCGGGGCTACGGTACTGGCATCCCGGATGGGGGTGGAAGGTCTCCGCCTTCACTTCCCCCAGCTGAGGACGGAGATGGTCAAGGACGGTCAGGAGATCAAGCTGGGAACGAAGACGCTCAAGTTCATAGACACGCCCATGCTCCACTGGCCGGATTCCATGTTCACCTACGTGGAGGAGGACAAGGTCCTGTTCAGCATGGATGCCTTCGGCCAGCACTATGCCACGACCAAGAGGTTCGACGACGAGGTGGACCAGGACGTCCTCTACCAGGAGGCGGCGAAGTACTATGCCAACATCATACTCCTGTTCAACTCCCAGGTGGAGAGGACCATCCAAAAGGCCAAGGACATAGACATCAAGATCATCGCCACGTCCCATGGGGTGATCTGGCGTAAGAACCTGGGAAGGATATTCGAACTGTACTCTCAGTGGTCCAGCTCCCGTACCAAGGAGAAGGCGGTCGTCGTCTACGACACTATGTGGAACTCCACTCGCATCATGGCCGAGGAGATCGCCGAGGGGATCGCCTCCGAGGGGGTCGAGGTCAGGGTCATGAAGCTGGGCGAGACCGACCGCAGCGAGGTCATGAAAGAGGTGCTGGACTCCCGGGCGGTGGTGATAGGTTCCCCCACGCTCAACAACAACCTGTTCCCCTCTGTCGCGGACATGATTTACTACCTCCGGGGCCTACGGCCCACCAACCGCATCGGGGCGGTGTTCGGATCTTATGGATGGGCCGGAGGGGCCGTAAAGATGGCGCAGGACCTGCTCAAGGGAAGCGGCCTGGAGCTTCCCATGGAGCCCTACCAGGTGAGGTTCGTTCCTCAGGAGGAGGAGCGCCGGAAATGCCGGGAGTTCGGCAGGACCATCGGCCTGAAGATCAAGGAGAAGAGCAGCGGTTGAGCGCCACGTATCGGTCTCGGTCTCTCCTAAGGCTCCGTTATCTACTGGTCCGGACCAGGATGGGAGGGATGTAAAGGATTTCCGGGCCCATCACACCATGTTGTGCTTCCGTCTCAGCAGGAAGATGAGCAGGAAGGCCCCTCCGAGGCCCAGAGGCAGGAGGATGAGGAGAACGTTGAGACCTGACTCAGTTCCCTCCAGGACCACCAGGCTGCTGACCGAGGGGCTGATGCTGGAATCCATGTTGAGGACGCCGACACGGTAGCTCGAGGACCCGGTAGGGGCATTGATATCGGTGAAGCTCCTGGCCCCACTGTCGGTGATCAGCCCGATGACATCATCGTTACTCCCGGCGACTGCACGGTATACCACGAAACCTCCTACCTCGCCTGAGGAGGAGTTGCCCTCGGGCATGGACCAGGTGATCACCGCGGAATCGCCGCTGCGGACCACCTTGACATCGGTGGGCGTGGGGGGAGGGTACAGAGAGGTGGCCGTTACCATGGACCGTTGTCCCTCTCCATTGGCGTTGACCGCGGCCACGGCATATACGTATGCGGTCCCGGGCACAGCGCTGGTATCCTTGATCGTCATATCGGTCACCGCGGCGAGCTTCGCTAATGACCCTTCATCCGCGCCCCGATACACGTTGTAGGCGATGATGGAAGCACCCCCATCAGCCGGAGGGCTCCATGACAGGGTCACGGTCATCGGTCCTGCCTGGCCCTGAAGATCGGTGATCTCACCGGGCAGGGCAGTGGGATGGGCGACCGCCACATCGCTCATGGCCCCCTCTCCGGCATCGCTCACAGCCGCCACTGCATAGAAGTACTCCAGTCCGTTGGTTACCATCGTGTCGTTGAAGAACAATGTCTCGTTCACGGTAGCGTACGCTGCCAGTTCACCTGACACCGTTCCTCTGAATATCTTGTACTCAGTGATGGGGGCGTCCGAGGGGGGGACCGACCACGTGATGTTGACGAAGGACAGGCCGCTGGTCGCGGCCGCCATGGGGGCCGCGGGCGGACCGAAGGTGGTCTGCTGGAAGATGGTCGACGCCTGTCCGAATCCCGCGGAGTTGTGCGCACTTATCCTGAAGGAGTAGAAGGTGCCGTCAAACAGGCCGAGAAGGGTGTACTCGGTCACGTTGCCGGTCAGGGCGCTGTGTGAGAGGTCGTTAACGGAGGTTCCATACTCTAACAGATACCCGTCGATGGCGCTCCCCCCATCGTAGGGGGCCGTCCAGTTGATGGTTATGCTCTTCAACCCGGGAGCTGCCTGTACCTGCTCAGGTACGGACGGGACCGTATGCGGAGTGCCCTGGACCACATCACTGGACTCTCCCTCGTAGATGCCGTTAGAGGCCTTTACGACGTAGTAGTAGGTCTGTCCGTTCACCACGGAGGTGTCGTTGTAAGAAAGGTTCAATCCTGTGTCCGCGAGTAGGACCTCGCTCCCGGGGGAGTCGGAACGGTAGACCAGGTATCCGGTCAAGGGTATGCCGCCAGTGTCCGTGGCCGCTGACCAGGAGATCTGGTTGTAGCTAGGCCCGCTGACGACCGAGACGACCATGGGCGCACTGGGCTCGCCCAGCCTGGCAGCCGTTAGCCCGGAGACCTCGGAGCTGAACGGACCCTGGCCGCCGCTGTTAAAGGCCGCGACCGAGATGTAGTAGGTGGTACTCTCGGCCAAGCCGGAAATGGTGTATGTCAGGGAGGTTCCCGCGGAGGCTGAGTAGGTCCTGGTGCCAGGAACCATGTCCCAGAAGACACGGTACTCGATTATGGACGAAGTACCTGTATAATCAGGGGCGTTCCACGTCACCTGGAAGGTGTTTCCAGAAGGCGATAGGATGACGTTCTTAGGCTCCGAAGGCAAATCGCCATTGTCGGCACCTTCTGAAGCTAGGATCCTTGAACCCGCACGAAATGAGCTGTCCGTTCCCACCACAGTGGACGCCCCGCTGGGGTCGTCCTGCGCCACATGGGAGCTTCCAAAGACAAATACGGCTCCGGATATCAGCAGAGCCGCTGCTAGCAGCATGGCCGCGACCTTTTTCATCCCATCACCTTCGACTATGTCCACATAGACTATCCAGATAAAAAAGGAGCGACTCCGCGAGGGATCTGCTACGGACCAGGCGATGGTACGACCTAAGGTGTCTGCTTCCCTTATACTGTCGGTGCCTCGCCAGGGAAGCGGCCTGTGTAAAAGGCCAGGCACGGAGAGTTGGAACGAACTTTGTACGTGATTTAAAAATTGAAGGAAAAGGGCTTTCGCCGTTGGTTCTCAGCCCGAGGCTTTGACCCCGTTGCTCCGTGCCTTGATCTTGGTGGACTTGACGGCCTTTAGACCGCAGGCCTTCTTCATCTCGTCGACCTTATCTACTTTCTCCCAGGTGAACTCTGGCTCGCTCCTTCCGAAGTGGCCGTAGGCCGAGGTCAGCTGATAGATGGGACGCCGGAGGTCAAGGGTCTCCATGATGCCGTCGGGAGTGAGGTCGAAAACCTGGGTCACCGCCTTGGCGATCTTTTCCTCGGACACCACTGCGGTACCCTTGGTGTCCACCATGACCGAGACAGGGTGAACGACGCCAATGGCATAGGCGACCTGCACCTCGACCTGCTTGGCCAGGCC
It encodes:
- the ftsZ gene encoding cell division protein FtsZ, which gives rise to MPNSLVKNALGSEYKEKYAVQPQAAPAPAPQQDMSDADKEIMRIAAQLDVCIKIIGCGGGGSNTINRCVDAGISGAQLCAINTDAKHLLTIRAPRKILIGKSTTRGMGAGALPENGEAAARENDNDIRQFLTGSNIVFVTAGMGGGTGTGSAHYVASIAKEQIRALTIGVVTFPFKAEGTVRAENAMIGLNKLRSVCDTTIVVPNDKLLELVPKLPVDAAFKVADEVLMQTIKGLTEIITKPGLVNLDYADIQTVMKEGGVAFVGIGEGNTEEDDRVKAAVHEALTSPLLGEINLKDAKGALIRVVGGPDMSVGEAQRAAEIVTNSVNERARIIWGCSVDPELEGTIKILLIVTGASSKYMYGKGGAPTSKLGALEDEVAKPKLGGQPQQYKQQPQQQRPSPMDDDGIDFVR
- a CDS encoding dynein regulation protein LC7 → MDEIKKLDHVLDASLVSRGGMYVMGGPLKGLHRETYAAMSAIMIGAAETTSSELKDKLNKVSVELTEQTLILISIGPKYLLAILVDHGGDREMIASQTKKIMSNVEMII
- a CDS encoding PHP domain-containing protein, with the translated sequence MKADLHVHSTHSDDGHQTIEEIIDRCRQLDIRVLAITDHNDMGGCEEAMRLGEGMIVIPGIEISSKGGHILGLGLDRPVPRGLEVAETIRQIHEAGGIAIAPHPYRMSTGLGENNVRDNDFDAIEVANGRSRRGGNRAAKALAEELRLPVMGGSDAHDQRSLGRALTEVPDDCRTASEVITAIKTGRCKAIGAGQSSTRSLSSAIMSTSRWFRRGLKRM
- the metG gene encoding methionine--tRNA ligase, which translates into the protein MVKVLVCVAWPYANAPIHLGHVAGSLLPPDIFSKYHRLHGNEVLMVSGSDQHGTPITVKAEKEGVTPEVIAERYHEINKKAIEGLDIQFSLFTKTHTENHFEVVTDVFQTLRDHGYLYKKGTLQYYCPRCEKFLPDRYVEGTCPSCGNEKARGDQCERCGKAFEGGELEKAVCVHCSTAPELRETEHFFLKLTAFQDRLIEWISGKEDWKSSVKLFTKNWLEAGLADRPITRDMSWGVPVPMPGWEDKVIYVWFDAVIGYLSASKEWAKMVGRPDAWKEYWADPAVNGYYFLGKDNIPFHTIIWPAMLMGYEGLNLPYDVPANEFLTFKGDKLSKSRGNSIDIPSLLKSYQVDALRYYLAVNMPENKDSEFTWEDFETKINNELVATLGNFYHRVLSFTFKHFGEVPSYHGTEAQKQELMEAIEKARAEVDENLQKCEFKRGLKAIMDLAQFGNRYFDGVGPWALIKKDREQCGSALYLNLQLVQALAVMSYPFLPRSGEGAWKLLGHQDTVLSKGWENITAPLPEGQKLLEPKPLFSKIVIEKDDADAAFKGFESLNLKVGRIIDAQNHPNADSLLLMQVDIGRKVQIVAGLKAYFTLDELKGRKVVVVSNLKPAKLRGYESQGMLLAAESGDLVTLLAPPAEAEPGDQVSSGMTPGEKQIEFKDFQKLTLTIGEVQEDGSIDIGRKLKCRCPPGMGRSKVPVFLPSPEADECLVFFTEKGSPVTADERLPNGATVR
- a CDS encoding ribosome biogenesis/translation initiation ATPase RLI yields the protein MRIAVLLRDHCQPKKCNSECRNYCPKVRTGVEAVVMGESGRPVISEELCVGCGICVHKCPFEAIKIIGLPEELKSELMHQYGTNGFRIYRLPVPKKGLVTGILGPNGIGKTTSIKLLSGDEVPNFGEYDNPPSKEQVLDRLSGTELGDYLTKVYAGKVRTALKPQYVDKLPKVAKGVVRDLLSKVAERMTPDEAAELLDLHEVIDRPLDKLSGGELQRVAIAASLLKDADTYFFDEPSSYLDIYQRIKVARLIQSLAAEKQVVVIEHDLAILDFLADNAYLVYGSEGAYGIFANPRQVRIAINTYLDGYMREENIRFRDTQIRFESHPPRDSQLTVHLLDYDRMECDFKQFKLKVEPGTIRIGESIGVVGPNAIGKTTFVKMLAGVQEPTLGSVDKSVKVSYKPQYIAPDFDGTVLELFTATNLEFFQSGFFESEIAHPLMLKRLYDKNVNNLSGGELQRVAIAICLSREADMYLLDEPSAYLDSNQRMEAAKTVRRVMEKRGRSALIVDHDIYFLDMVSDSMMVFDGIPGREGKANGPFDMRVGMNMFLKNVDVTFRRDNDTNRPRINKPGSRLDREQKEIGEYYYSGA
- a CDS encoding DedA family protein, yielding MEGLIAWGVELIMGILGFLGLPGVFTLMTIESMCIPIPSEIVLPFAGALVYQGRISVFGDSILDMLMVALAGTFGCTVGSAIAYYVGLKGGRPLVKRYGRYIRMNERHLDLAECWFRKYGDWAVFGSRLLPVVRTFISLPAGMACMPFKRFIVLSTIGSFPWCLVLSYMGLVLGENWQTIEDLYRPLEIVVLVGALALVVYYVIRRRQQKMYCPP
- a CDS encoding FprA family A-type flavoprotein encodes the protein MEAVQVTDGIFWVGAIDWNIRNFHGYSTSMGSTYNAYLITGEKNILIDTVKRPFFEEMVSRIGSVMDPQKIDIIVSNHTEMDHSSSLPLMQELTGATVLASRMGVEGLRLHFPQLRTEMVKDGQEIKLGTKTLKFIDTPMLHWPDSMFTYVEEDKVLFSMDAFGQHYATTKRFDDEVDQDVLYQEAAKYYANIILLFNSQVERTIQKAKDIDIKIIATSHGVIWRKNLGRIFELYSQWSSSRTKEKAVVVYDTMWNSTRIMAEEIAEGIASEGVEVRVMKLGETDRSEVMKEVLDSRAVVIGSPTLNNNLFPSVADMIYYLRGLRPTNRIGAVFGSYGWAGGAVKMAQDLLKGSGLELPMEPYQVRFVPQEEERRKCREFGRTIGLKIKEKSSG